A stretch of Plesiomonas shigelloides DNA encodes these proteins:
- a CDS encoding EAL domain-containing protein, translating into MRCFLSLLSRWRSLPFSPLRTGYSTYLYDISAIALLLLPLTLANALTVLSGQALSYAHWPAAAAQLFHLSDILINLYPLALCVVISYYLSHKTSFNSAAFILYALTLLYVVSGVNGLFAGTLHLPNNPLLAMLSAVITLLFCRCFRFRELQPQSADFALLLLRQVGQFLLFCLLALWVAALTRAGIALFTGLLSHYRPDPLTLSGGLMYQFILGALGSVGINGHNFLLSVKQMLFAVTQENLAAWQAGQAPLHTISQGFYDAFLSMGGSGNSISLLLCILLFSRDRKHLMLAFAALPMVLFNINEVLLFGLPIIFNPLLIIPFIGVPLVSFVLAYLAISYGWVSPVVTIVDWMTPPLLSGYLAMGEQVSGALLQLLLIVVGTALYRPFYLAFAGQGQRMGSGVASGVERVTFSALLAEMRASAQASLQRANAQRRVTRILRTGALVMHYQRQHAVQGEAGHCFEALLRYRDANGLLHGPAFVADFQLLDAMPALDRRVVDLVLADLQRLPAAPNVRVSVNISARTISQAEFVPYLAGRLAHFGIAPTRLEIEITEEAALDNRSQLLDTMQALQAMGCQVAMDDFGAGFASFPHLMKYPFDKVKLDRSLLLDCTAPKGRELYRLLVQIGQLAPCQVVAEGVETEQELAFVSECGVDRVQGFLIARPQPLEAVSEFLRAAESDLP; encoded by the coding sequence ATGAGGTGTTTCCTGTCTTTGCTATCGCGTTGGCGTTCGTTGCCATTTTCCCCCCTGCGTACGGGGTATAGCACCTATCTTTATGATATCTCTGCTATTGCCTTATTGTTGCTACCGTTAACGCTCGCCAATGCGCTGACGGTGCTGTCGGGGCAAGCCCTGTCGTATGCCCATTGGCCGGCTGCCGCCGCGCAGTTATTTCACCTGTCCGATATTCTGATCAACTTATACCCGCTGGCCCTGTGCGTGGTGATCAGCTATTACCTATCGCATAAGACCTCGTTTAACAGCGCCGCGTTTATTTTGTATGCCTTGACCTTGCTCTATGTGGTGTCGGGCGTGAACGGTCTGTTTGCTGGCACCTTGCATCTGCCGAATAATCCGTTGTTGGCCATGCTCAGTGCGGTCATCACGCTGCTGTTTTGTCGCTGCTTTCGGTTTCGGGAGTTGCAGCCACAATCGGCGGATTTTGCCCTGTTATTGCTACGCCAAGTCGGCCAATTTTTACTATTTTGCTTGCTGGCGCTGTGGGTGGCGGCGCTGACGAGAGCCGGGATTGCACTGTTTACTGGGCTGCTTAGCCATTATCGCCCCGATCCGCTGACCTTGAGCGGCGGTTTGATGTATCAATTTATTCTGGGTGCCCTCGGTTCGGTGGGCATTAACGGGCATAACTTTTTATTGTCCGTGAAACAGATGCTGTTTGCGGTGACTCAAGAGAATTTAGCCGCGTGGCAGGCCGGGCAAGCGCCGCTGCATACCATTAGCCAAGGTTTTTATGATGCATTTTTGTCGATGGGCGGCTCGGGTAACAGCATTTCCTTATTGCTGTGTATTTTGCTGTTTTCTCGCGATCGTAAACACTTGATGTTGGCTTTTGCTGCCTTGCCGATGGTGCTATTTAACATCAATGAAGTGTTGTTGTTTGGCTTACCGATTATTTTTAACCCCTTGCTGATCATTCCTTTTATTGGGGTGCCGTTGGTCAGTTTTGTGCTGGCTTATTTGGCGATCAGTTATGGATGGGTCAGCCCTGTGGTGACCATTGTCGATTGGATGACGCCGCCGCTGTTAAGTGGCTATCTGGCGATGGGCGAGCAGGTGAGCGGGGCGCTGTTGCAGCTACTGCTGATTGTGGTGGGAACGGCGCTGTATCGGCCGTTTTATCTGGCCTTTGCTGGCCAAGGGCAACGGATGGGGTCTGGGGTCGCCAGTGGTGTGGAGCGCGTGACCTTTAGTGCATTGCTCGCAGAGATGCGCGCATCGGCGCAGGCCAGTTTACAGCGCGCCAATGCCCAGCGGCGGGTGACGCGAATTTTGCGCACGGGCGCACTGGTGATGCACTATCAGCGTCAGCACGCCGTGCAAGGTGAGGCAGGGCACTGTTTTGAGGCATTGCTGCGCTACCGTGATGCCAATGGGCTGTTGCATGGGCCGGCCTTTGTGGCCGATTTTCAGCTGTTGGATGCGATGCCAGCGCTGGATCGACGGGTGGTGGATCTGGTGTTGGCTGACCTACAACGCCTGCCTGCGGCGCCCAACGTGCGCGTGAGTGTGAATATTTCGGCGCGTACCATCAGCCAAGCGGAGTTTGTACCTTATTTGGCGGGGCGCTTGGCGCACTTTGGCATTGCGCCAACGCGGCTGGAGATTGAGATCACCGAAGAGGCGGCGTTGGATAACCGTTCACAGCTGTTAGACACCATGCAAGCGTTGCAGGCGATGGGTTGTCAGGTGGCGATGGATGATTTTGGCGCCGGTTTTGCCTCTTTCCCTCATCTGATGAAATACCCATTCGATAAAGTAAAACTGGATCGCTCATTACTGCTGGACTGCACGGCGCCGAAAGGGCGTGAGTTGTACCGCTTGTTGGTGCAAATCGGTCAGTTGGCGCCTTGTCAGGTGGTTGCCGAAGGGGTTGAAACTGAGCAGGAGCTAGCGTTTGTCAGCGAATGTGGCGTGGATCGGGTGCAAGGGTTCTTGATTGCTCGTCCGCAACCGCTGGAGGCGGTGAGTGAGTTTTTACGTGCTGCAGAGA
- the rsmG gene encoding 16S rRNA (guanine(527)-N(7))-methyltransferase RsmG — protein MLAQTLDRLLAQTALSVSDQQKQQLLAFVGLLDKWNKAYNLTSVRDPQEMLIKHILDSIVVSPYLQGERFIDVGTGPGLPGIPLAIMNPDKSFTLLDSLGKRIRFIRQVQHELGLTNIIPVQSRVEEFQPEQGFDGVLSRAFASLQDMVDWCHHLPAADQGLFYALKGVAPDTASDPLPAWCQIQQIIPLQVPELDAERHLVLIRKVQ, from the coding sequence ATGTTAGCGCAAACTTTAGACCGTCTGCTGGCGCAGACGGCACTTTCCGTGTCCGATCAGCAAAAACAGCAACTGCTGGCCTTTGTCGGTCTGCTGGATAAATGGAACAAAGCGTATAACCTGACCTCGGTGCGCGATCCGCAAGAAATGCTGATTAAGCATATTCTGGATAGCATCGTGGTAAGTCCTTACTTACAAGGCGAGCGCTTTATTGATGTCGGTACTGGTCCGGGTTTACCTGGGATCCCACTGGCTATCATGAATCCAGATAAATCCTTTACGCTGCTGGATAGCTTAGGCAAGCGCATTCGTTTTATCCGTCAGGTACAACACGAATTGGGCTTAACCAATATCATCCCTGTGCAAAGTCGGGTAGAAGAGTTCCAGCCGGAGCAGGGGTTTGATGGCGTACTGAGCCGTGCCTTTGCATCACTGCAGGATATGGTGGATTGGTGTCATCATTTGCCGGCTGCTGACCAAGGGCTGTTTTATGCTCTCAAAGGCGTCGCGCCTGATACGGCCAGTGACCCATTGCCGGCTTGGTGCCAAATCCAGCAAATTATTCCGCTGCAGGTGCCGGAGCTGGATGCCGAGCGACATCTGGTGCTGATCCGCAAAGTACAATAA
- the mioC gene encoding FMN-binding protein MioC, which translates to MTSISLITGSTLGGAEYVAEHLESLLQQQGYTTEVLHGPQLSDIPSDSLWLLISSTHGAGEVPDNLQPLLQQLQQSTDLHGLRYGLIGLGSQAYDTFCQAVKTLDQVLQAKGAQRIGERLEIDVSTGVIPEDPAEVWLEQWITLLDKQ; encoded by the coding sequence ATGACATCCATCAGCTTGATCACCGGCAGCACCCTCGGCGGCGCCGAATATGTGGCGGAACATCTGGAAAGCCTGTTACAGCAGCAAGGCTATACCACTGAGGTTTTACACGGTCCACAGCTGAGCGACATCCCCTCCGATAGCCTGTGGCTGCTGATCAGCTCAACCCACGGTGCTGGTGAGGTTCCCGATAACCTGCAACCGCTGCTGCAGCAACTGCAACAAAGTACCGATCTGCACGGCCTGCGCTATGGCCTGATTGGTTTGGGTAGCCAAGCTTACGATACCTTTTGTCAGGCTGTGAAAACCTTGGATCAGGTTCTGCAAGCCAAAGGCGCGCAGCGGATCGGTGAACGCTTAGAAATTGATGTCAGCACCGGAGTTATCCCCGAAGATCCGGCCGAGGTCTGGCTTGAGCAGTGGATAACTTTACTGGATAAACAGTAA
- the mnmG gene encoding tRNA uridine-5-carboxymethylaminomethyl(34) synthesis enzyme MnmG — protein sequence MFYPDPFDIIVIGGGHAGTEAAMASARMGLRTLLLTHNVDTLGHMSCNPAIGGIGKGHLVKELDALGGLMARATDRAGIQFRILNASKGPAVRATRAQADRVLYRQAVRTALENQPNLQIFQQAVDDLIVENDQVVGAVTQMGLKFRAKAVVLTVGTFLDGKIHIGLENYSGGRAGDPPAVALSHRLRELPLRVKRLKTGTPPRLDARTIDFSALQQQWGDNPAPVFSFLGDASEHPEQMPCYITHTNERTHDVIRANLDRSPMYAGIIEGIGPRYCPSIEDKVMRFGDRNGHQVFLEPEGLTSHEVYPNGISTSLPFDVQMAIVRSIRGLENVNIVRPGYAIEYDFFDPRDLKQTLESKVIRGLFFAGQINGTTGYEEAAAQGLLAGLNAGLFAQEKEGWFPRRDQAYLGVLVDDLCTLGTQEPYRMFTSRAEYRLLLREDNADLRLTETGRQLGLVDDERWARFSEKLENIELERQRLRSTWVNPTSVGVDAVNAVISAPLSREASGEDLLRRPEMDYATLTALEAFAPALADAQAAEQVEIQVKYAGYIARQQDEIEKQLRHENTPLPADLDYRQVNGLSNEVIAKLNDHKPTSIGQASRISGITPAAVSILLVWLKKQGLLRRTA from the coding sequence ATGTTTTACCCGGATCCCTTTGACATCATCGTGATCGGTGGCGGACACGCCGGTACCGAAGCCGCGATGGCATCTGCCCGCATGGGACTGCGGACACTCCTGTTGACCCATAATGTCGATACATTAGGGCACATGTCTTGCAACCCTGCGATCGGTGGGATCGGCAAGGGGCACTTGGTCAAAGAGCTCGATGCTTTGGGCGGTCTGATGGCCCGTGCCACCGATCGTGCCGGTATCCAATTCCGCATTCTCAATGCCAGCAAAGGCCCGGCCGTTCGAGCAACCCGCGCTCAAGCCGACCGTGTGCTGTACCGCCAAGCGGTGCGCACCGCGCTGGAAAATCAACCTAACCTGCAGATCTTCCAGCAAGCAGTCGACGATCTGATCGTAGAAAATGATCAGGTAGTAGGCGCCGTTACCCAGATGGGCTTGAAGTTCCGCGCCAAAGCGGTGGTGTTAACCGTGGGTACTTTCCTCGACGGCAAGATCCATATCGGGTTGGAAAACTACAGCGGCGGCCGTGCGGGCGATCCACCAGCAGTCGCGCTATCGCACCGTCTGCGCGAGCTTCCACTGCGTGTTAAGCGCCTCAAAACCGGTACGCCACCGCGTTTAGATGCTCGAACCATCGATTTTTCTGCCCTGCAGCAGCAATGGGGTGATAATCCTGCGCCGGTCTTCTCATTCTTGGGCGATGCCAGCGAGCATCCAGAGCAGATGCCGTGCTACATCACCCACACCAACGAGCGTACTCACGATGTGATCCGCGCTAACTTGGATCGCAGTCCAATGTATGCCGGGATCATCGAAGGGATCGGGCCGCGTTATTGCCCATCGATCGAAGACAAAGTGATGCGCTTTGGTGATCGTAACGGACACCAAGTCTTCTTAGAGCCAGAAGGGCTAACCAGCCACGAAGTTTACCCGAACGGGATCTCCACCAGCTTGCCTTTTGACGTGCAGATGGCGATCGTACGTTCGATCCGCGGCTTGGAAAACGTCAATATCGTCCGTCCAGGTTATGCGATCGAGTATGATTTCTTCGATCCACGCGATCTGAAACAGACGCTGGAAAGCAAAGTGATCCGTGGTCTGTTCTTTGCCGGTCAGATCAACGGCACCACCGGTTACGAAGAAGCGGCAGCGCAAGGTTTGCTGGCGGGTTTGAACGCCGGTTTGTTCGCCCAAGAAAAAGAGGGCTGGTTCCCGCGTCGCGACCAAGCGTATTTGGGCGTGCTGGTGGACGACTTGTGTACTTTAGGGACCCAAGAGCCATACCGCATGTTTACCTCTCGGGCGGAATATCGTCTGTTGCTGCGTGAAGACAACGCCGATCTGCGCTTAACCGAAACCGGTCGTCAGTTAGGTCTGGTGGATGACGAGCGTTGGGCGCGCTTTAGCGAGAAGTTGGAAAACATCGAGTTGGAGCGTCAGCGTCTGCGTTCAACCTGGGTCAATCCGACCAGCGTAGGTGTCGATGCGGTGAATGCCGTAATTTCCGCGCCACTGTCACGGGAAGCCAGCGGTGAAGATCTGCTGCGTCGCCCTGAGATGGACTACGCCACTTTGACCGCTCTGGAGGCTTTTGCGCCGGCGCTGGCCGATGCGCAAGCCGCCGAGCAAGTTGAAATTCAGGTGAAATACGCCGGTTACATCGCGCGCCAGCAAGATGAAATTGAAAAGCAATTGCGACACGAAAACACCCCGTTGCCAGCGGATCTGGATTATCGCCAAGTGAACGGGCTGTCTAACGAAGTGATTGCTAAACTCAACGATCACAAACCCACCAGTATTGGCCAAGCTTCGCGGATCTCGGGGATTACCCCGGCTGCAGTGTCTATCTTACTGGTGTGGTTGAAAAAACAAGGTCTGTTGCGTCGCACCGCATAA